From the Phycisphaerales bacterium AB-hyl4 genome, one window contains:
- a CDS encoding PEP/pyruvate-binding domain-containing protein: MLESNSRWTSTGLVALDEVLDGLRVGDNVVWLADAVTEYARFVRPFVEHTQAEGRRAIYMRFGQHAPLVADDSGATVYELNAHHGFESFTARVYQIITDEGPDAFYIFDCLTDLLDAWATDRMIGDFFRVICPYLYKLDTVAYFCLLRTRHAYRTIAQIRETTQLLLGLNTSRGQLHVHPMKVWRRASPTMFLPHVCKGDRFLPVANSDDATRLSRDLVSREVLSAHRHLDSWDRLFLDAERLCRRSTDDPTRHDMVAQLCRVMIGCDERMLALARRHLSLEQLLEIKSRLIGTGFIGGKAVGMLLARQILLAEPDAGWTEQLEPHDSFYVGSDVFYGYLVHNGWWDLFMQQKTERGYYTAAAQLHEKMLHGKFSGDVKDALLQMLEYFGQYPLVIRSSSLLEDGFGNAFAGKYESYFRVNRGTPEQRYAQVEEAVRRIFASAMSADALAYRRQRGLDQLEEPMALLCQRVSGAYRDHYYFPDVAGVGMSRNPFVWHREMDPQAGMLRLVLGLGTRAVDRVEGDYARTVALDQPGRQPHKDAQEARAFSQHDVDVLDLESNALRTISFRQLLDEGVDMPLDRVAARCGDTTAAGATSEPLDGQPRLLSFEPLLKRTGFAARMQRMLKTLEQVYETPVDVEFTANFTREGVTRINLVQCRPMQTRGAHSAVAMPSELRPEQVLFRSTGDFMGGNVAMPIHRVIVVEPEGYVALSPSERYEVARLVGRLNREITDRQRCTAMLIGPGRWGTSTPALGVPVRFSEINMVSVLVEVAFEAGGLMPDLSFGTHFFQDLVETDTFYAALFPEKAHCDYRPQWLKGGPTASTEALADASAEVAEVVRVYETGAAGLRLFADVVTQAVVCCDDVCE, from the coding sequence ATGTTGGAATCGAACAGCAGGTGGACCAGCACGGGGCTCGTCGCGCTGGACGAGGTGCTCGACGGTCTGCGCGTCGGCGACAACGTGGTCTGGCTTGCCGACGCGGTAACGGAGTACGCCCGCTTTGTTCGCCCGTTCGTTGAGCATACGCAGGCCGAGGGGCGGCGGGCGATCTACATGCGCTTCGGCCAGCACGCGCCGCTGGTAGCCGACGACAGCGGGGCGACGGTGTATGAGCTCAACGCGCATCACGGGTTCGAGTCGTTTACCGCGCGGGTCTACCAGATCATCACCGACGAAGGGCCGGACGCGTTTTACATCTTCGATTGCCTGACCGATCTGCTCGACGCGTGGGCGACGGATCGCATGATCGGCGATTTTTTCCGGGTCATCTGCCCTTACCTTTACAAGCTGGACACGGTGGCCTACTTCTGCCTGCTGCGGACACGGCATGCGTACCGCACGATTGCGCAGATTCGCGAAACAACGCAGCTGCTGCTGGGGCTGAACACCAGCCGAGGCCAACTGCACGTACATCCGATGAAGGTGTGGCGGCGTGCGTCGCCGACGATGTTTCTACCACATGTCTGCAAGGGCGATCGCTTCCTGCCGGTCGCCAACAGCGACGACGCGACTCGACTTTCCAGGGATCTGGTGTCGCGGGAGGTGTTGAGTGCCCACCGTCATCTGGACTCCTGGGATCGATTGTTCCTCGACGCCGAACGGCTATGTCGTCGGTCCACTGACGATCCGACACGCCATGACATGGTCGCGCAGCTTTGCCGGGTGATGATCGGTTGTGACGAGCGGATGCTCGCGCTGGCCCGCCGACACCTGAGCTTGGAGCAATTGCTTGAGATCAAGTCGCGGCTGATCGGCACAGGGTTCATTGGAGGCAAGGCGGTGGGTATGTTGCTCGCGCGGCAGATTCTGCTCGCCGAGCCGGACGCGGGGTGGACGGAGCAACTCGAGCCGCACGATTCGTTCTACGTCGGCTCGGATGTTTTCTACGGCTACCTGGTGCACAACGGCTGGTGGGACCTGTTCATGCAGCAGAAAACCGAGCGGGGCTATTACACCGCCGCGGCGCAGCTGCACGAGAAGATGCTGCATGGCAAATTCTCCGGGGACGTCAAAGATGCGCTGTTGCAGATGCTCGAATATTTCGGGCAGTACCCGTTGGTGATCCGATCGAGCAGTTTGCTTGAAGATGGGTTCGGCAACGCGTTTGCGGGCAAGTACGAAAGCTACTTCCGCGTCAACCGTGGCACGCCGGAGCAGCGCTATGCGCAGGTGGAAGAAGCGGTACGGCGGATCTTTGCCAGCGCGATGAGCGCCGATGCCCTGGCGTATCGACGACAGCGCGGGCTGGATCAATTGGAAGAGCCGATGGCGCTGCTGTGTCAGCGCGTGTCCGGCGCGTATCGCGATCACTATTACTTTCCAGACGTGGCGGGCGTGGGCATGTCGCGTAACCCGTTCGTGTGGCATCGGGAGATGGACCCGCAGGCGGGCATGTTGCGACTGGTTCTGGGGCTGGGCACGCGTGCGGTGGATCGTGTGGAAGGCGACTATGCGCGGACGGTAGCGCTCGATCAACCTGGCCGACAGCCGCACAAGGATGCGCAGGAGGCAAGGGCGTTTTCCCAACACGATGTTGATGTACTTGACCTGGAATCGAACGCGCTGCGCACCATATCGTTTCGGCAACTGTTGGACGAAGGCGTGGACATGCCGCTGGACCGGGTGGCTGCGCGCTGCGGCGACACGACCGCGGCGGGGGCAACGTCGGAACCGTTGGACGGGCAACCCCGGTTGCTCTCTTTCGAGCCGCTGCTGAAGCGCACCGGTTTTGCGGCGAGGATGCAGCGAATGCTCAAAACGCTTGAGCAGGTGTATGAGACGCCGGTGGACGTCGAGTTTACCGCGAACTTCACGCGTGAAGGCGTGACGCGGATCAACTTGGTGCAGTGTCGTCCGATGCAGACGCGAGGCGCTCACTCGGCCGTCGCAATGCCGAGCGAGCTACGGCCCGAGCAGGTGCTGTTTCGCAGCACGGGCGACTTCATGGGCGGCAACGTGGCGATGCCGATTCACCGGGTGATCGTGGTCGAGCCGGAGGGTTATGTGGCGTTGTCGCCGTCGGAACGATACGAGGTGGCGAGGCTGGTGGGTCGCCTGAATCGTGAAATTACCGATCGACAGCGTTGCACCGCCATGCTCATCGGGCCCGGCCGCTGGGGCACGAGCACGCCGGCGCTGGGCGTGCCGGTGCGCTTCAGCGAGATCAACATGGTCAGCGTGCTTGTGGAAGTGGCGTTTGAGGCAGGGGGGCTGATGCCGGACCTGAGTTTTGGCACGCACTTTTTTCAGGACCTGGTTGAGACGGACACGTTCTATGCTGCGCTGTTTCCCGAGAAAGCGCACTGCGACTATCGGCCGCAGTGGTTGAAGGGTGGGCCGACGGCGTCGACTGAAGCGTTGGCCGACGCCTCCGCGGAGGTGGCCGAGGTGGTGCGCGTGTACGAAACGGGCGCAGCGGGGCTGCGGCTGTTTGCCGATGTGGTTACGCAGGCTGTGGTCTGCTGCGACGACGTATGTGAATGA
- a CDS encoding Gfo/Idh/MocA family protein gives MKVLYNHEYPRRVRLAAIGCGGHAIRNVFSTHPYAPIDLVAVCDLDRERAEHTGCMFGAKAAYTDYHEMLEREKPEAVTVVTNYDEDGRPRYPQIAIDCMQAGAHVWIEKPPAASSAEVLDMMRVSEATGKFVAVGFKKMFFPANVKAREIITRPAFGSISTITARYPEALPPLEDRQDLHKMWRFLDHIVHPWSVLQYLAGPAESIFVQRSPTGGTVTAIQFASGAVGSLHLDRGQGSSSFLERTEIVGPGGNVVIHNNTKLTFYSDGPKPAGGYGRSGDYYGGDERAALHWEPEFSLGQLYNKGIFLLGYAPEIRYFCQCVLDDTPPEVGTLDNALEMLRIYEAYCQPDGQHIRIDTEPGKVS, from the coding sequence ATGAAAGTGCTTTACAATCACGAGTACCCACGTCGGGTTCGCCTTGCCGCCATCGGCTGCGGCGGCCACGCCATCCGCAATGTCTTTTCCACTCACCCGTACGCACCGATCGATCTCGTCGCCGTCTGCGATCTCGACCGCGAGCGAGCCGAGCATACCGGCTGCATGTTCGGCGCTAAGGCTGCCTACACCGACTACCACGAAATGCTCGAGCGCGAAAAGCCTGAAGCCGTCACCGTTGTGACCAACTACGACGAAGATGGTCGGCCTCGCTATCCTCAGATCGCCATCGACTGCATGCAAGCTGGCGCACATGTCTGGATCGAGAAGCCACCCGCCGCCAGTTCCGCCGAAGTACTCGACATGATGCGCGTCAGCGAAGCCACCGGGAAGTTCGTTGCCGTGGGTTTCAAGAAGATGTTTTTCCCCGCCAACGTCAAGGCTCGCGAGATCATCACCCGTCCCGCCTTCGGTTCCATCAGCACCATTACCGCTCGTTACCCTGAGGCGCTGCCTCCCCTCGAAGACCGCCAGGATCTTCACAAGATGTGGCGCTTCCTCGATCACATCGTCCATCCCTGGTCGGTCCTGCAATATCTTGCCGGCCCCGCCGAGTCCATCTTCGTCCAGCGCAGCCCAACCGGGGGCACGGTCACCGCCATCCAGTTTGCCAGCGGCGCTGTCGGATCGCTCCATCTCGATCGCGGTCAAGGCAGCAGCTCATTCCTCGAACGCACTGAAATCGTCGGCCCCGGCGGCAACGTCGTCATCCACAATAACACCAAACTCACCTTCTACAGCGACGGGCCAAAGCCCGCAGGCGGCTACGGACGATCCGGCGACTACTACGGCGGCGATGAACGCGCCGCCCTTCACTGGGAACCCGAATTCTCCCTCGGTCAGTTGTACAACAAGGGCATCTTCCTTCTCGGCTATGCTCCGGAAATCCGCTACTTTTGTCAGTGCGTCCTCGACGACACCCCGCCGGAAGTCGGCACGCTCGACAACGCGCTCGAAATGCTTCGCATCTATGAAGCCTACTGCCAGCCTGATGGCCAGCATATTCGAATCGATACCGAACCAGGCAAGGTATCCTGA
- a CDS encoding ferritin-like domain-containing protein produces the protein MGLLSETFNTLDDLMLHELKDVYDAETRLVSALDNMAEAASNPVLKQSFQEHQRQTEGHISRLEQVFRMVDQEPERETCHAIKGLIAEGDDMISADGDAKVRDAALIAAAQRVEHYEIAAYGTMRTLAQQLGRRDIADVLQQTLDEERTTDEKLTSLAEGEINPQANVA, from the coding sequence ATGGGTTTATTGAGTGAAACGTTCAATACGCTGGACGACCTGATGCTGCATGAGTTGAAGGATGTGTACGACGCGGAAACACGGCTGGTTTCGGCGTTGGATAATATGGCCGAAGCGGCCTCCAACCCGGTGCTGAAGCAGAGTTTTCAGGAGCACCAGCGCCAGACTGAAGGCCACATCAGTCGGCTCGAACAGGTGTTCCGAATGGTCGACCAAGAGCCGGAACGCGAAACCTGCCACGCCATCAAGGGTCTTATTGCCGAGGGCGACGACATGATCTCCGCCGACGGTGACGCGAAGGTGCGCGACGCCGCACTCATCGCCGCCGCTCAACGGGTCGAGCACTATGAGATCGCGGCCTACGGAACGATGCGAACGCTCGCCCAGCAGCTTGGCCGTAGGGATATCGCCGACGTCCTGCAACAAACCCTGGATGAAGAACGAACGACTGACGAGAAGCTGACAAGCCTGGCCGAGGGCGAGATCAACCCCCAGGCCAATGTGGCCTGA
- a CDS encoding DUF1328 domain-containing protein: MLYWALVFFIVAIIAAVFGFGGFAGAAATIAQVLFAIFVILLIVSLIAGLVQRGGTRGV; the protein is encoded by the coding sequence ATGCTTTATTGGGCACTGGTATTTTTCATCGTCGCGATAATCGCAGCGGTCTTCGGCTTCGGAGGGTTCGCCGGAGCGGCGGCGACGATCGCGCAGGTGTTATTCGCGATCTTTGTCATCCTCTTGATTGTGTCGCTGATTGCCGGCCTGGTGCAGCGTGGTGGCACACGAGGGGTCTGA
- a CDS encoding exopolysaccharide biosynthesis protein, whose translation MSNHSDAESLEQLLAQLADADDDEQTISVEQVLDAVGRRSFGPVLLVPGLIALSPVSGIPGAPTVVGIMVLLITGQFLLGRSEFWLPQFLLRRSVTQSRYEKALKVLRPVARFVDRLVKPRLRWLAEGAAVYVIALVCLLLALTAPLLEAVPFAITGVGAAITAFGLSMLANDGLLALLAAGFCVATAFVTSTVLF comes from the coding sequence ATGAGCAACCACAGCGATGCCGAAAGCCTTGAGCAACTGCTCGCGCAGCTAGCTGATGCGGACGATGATGAACAGACCATCAGCGTCGAGCAGGTGCTCGATGCGGTGGGGCGACGCTCCTTTGGCCCGGTACTGCTGGTTCCGGGGCTGATCGCGTTGTCGCCGGTGAGCGGGATTCCCGGGGCGCCCACGGTGGTGGGCATTATGGTGCTGCTGATCACGGGGCAGTTTCTGCTGGGTCGCTCGGAGTTCTGGTTACCACAGTTTTTGCTCCGCCGATCCGTTACTCAGTCGCGTTATGAAAAGGCATTGAAGGTGCTTCGGCCGGTAGCGAGATTTGTCGACCGACTGGTCAAACCGCGTCTGCGTTGGCTCGCGGAGGGGGCGGCAGTGTACGTCATCGCCCTGGTCTGCCTGCTGCTTGCACTCACCGCCCCGCTGCTGGAGGCGGTCCCCTTCGCGATCACCGGCGTGGGGGCGGCCATCACCGCCTTCGGGCTGTCGATGCTGGCCAACGATGGGCTCCTTGCGCTGCTGGCCGCCGGGTTTTGCGTGGCGACCGCGTTTGTTACGAGCACCGTTTTGTTCTGA
- the ligD gene encoding DNA ligase D, whose protein sequence is MTRLSTYRSKRRASITSEPGVAPEQHARADLSWGPDGRRWVVQHHDASRLHYDLRLEHDGVLLSWAVPKGPPMHPGRKALAVHVEDHPLDYADFEGTIPEGQYGGGTVLVWDRGGYEPIGADDLAEMYQRGRLKFRLRGEKLRGRFTLVKMAGPRSDGGRNWLLVKDRDEHIRADDEPDITEAEPLSVKTGRSLEQIASGEVAETAGVTAIEQDPPKQAVRAKMPESIPPQLATLVDTAPVGEQWIHEIKFDGYRALIYLAAGQMRLLTRNGKDWTDRFRAIGQALAHLPARNAIFDGELVAFEPSGRTSFQQLQNALRHRSHVTFVAFDLLYLDGYDLRACPQIERKQRLRELIDEGVGLDDPTIRYVDHQPGSGRVFFKHACHAELEGIISKRADAPYTSGRSRTWTKTKCSKRQEFVVVGWTKPSGSRRGFGSLLLAYHDADHLLQYCGRVGTGFNAQSLKSIRERLDGLARKSPAVADAPTRERREARWVTPQLVAEVAFAGWTDDGMLRHAAFQGLRDDKPADAVVREVEKPEPEVTAMAGQNDKAAGNNRSVTSPGRGPQPVEVAGVSLSNADRVLYPEQGATKADLAAHYERVADRLLAYIADRPLSVVRCPRGRGAHCFYQKHISEGLPAEIQSIDVAEAGEKSEQYLAVSNLAGVIALVQIGVLEIHPWSSRRDRLDRPDRLIFDLDPGPEVTWEQVIDAAMLVRDSLEQIGLQSFVQATGGKGLHVIAPIRRTLDWSSVKQLTHAIATAIASAHPKRYVAVMTKAKRKGRVFIDYLRNSRGATAAAPYSTRARHGAPVVTPLRWDELATLDAPDHYTLANLPRRLAQLKHDPWAELDDLQQTVSRKVLNMLDIAAD, encoded by the coding sequence ATGACCAGACTGTCGACCTACCGCAGCAAGCGCAGAGCATCCATCACCTCTGAACCGGGCGTGGCGCCGGAACAACACGCGCGGGCCGACCTGTCATGGGGCCCCGACGGACGACGGTGGGTCGTTCAACATCACGACGCGTCACGCCTGCATTATGACCTGCGGCTGGAGCACGACGGCGTGCTGTTGAGTTGGGCCGTGCCAAAGGGCCCGCCGATGCACCCGGGGCGGAAGGCCTTGGCGGTGCACGTTGAAGATCATCCGCTCGATTACGCCGACTTTGAGGGCACGATTCCCGAAGGTCAATACGGCGGCGGCACGGTGCTGGTCTGGGACCGCGGTGGCTATGAACCGATTGGTGCGGATGACCTGGCCGAAATGTATCAGCGCGGCCGACTGAAGTTCCGGCTGCGTGGTGAAAAGCTGCGCGGCAGATTTACGTTGGTCAAAATGGCGGGGCCGCGCAGCGATGGTGGCAGGAACTGGCTTCTGGTCAAGGACCGCGACGAGCACATCCGGGCGGATGACGAACCGGACATCACCGAAGCCGAGCCCTTGAGCGTCAAGACCGGCCGATCGCTTGAACAGATCGCATCGGGCGAAGTTGCAGAGACCGCCGGTGTGACCGCGATCGAGCAAGACCCGCCGAAGCAAGCCGTGCGTGCGAAGATGCCAGAGAGCATTCCCCCCCAACTTGCAACGCTTGTTGACACCGCGCCAGTCGGCGAACAGTGGATCCATGAAATCAAGTTCGATGGCTACCGAGCGCTGATCTACCTTGCCGCCGGGCAGATGCGCCTGCTGACGCGCAATGGCAAGGACTGGACCGATCGGTTTCGCGCGATTGGCCAAGCGTTGGCGCATCTGCCTGCGCGCAACGCGATATTCGACGGGGAACTGGTGGCGTTTGAGCCCAGTGGCCGGACCAGCTTTCAGCAGTTGCAAAATGCGCTGCGCCATCGCTCGCACGTCACGTTCGTGGCCTTCGACTTGCTTTATCTGGACGGTTACGACTTGCGGGCGTGTCCGCAGATCGAGCGTAAGCAGCGGCTGCGCGAACTTATCGATGAGGGGGTTGGGTTGGACGATCCGACCATCCGTTACGTAGATCATCAGCCTGGCAGCGGTCGCGTATTTTTCAAGCATGCCTGTCATGCGGAACTCGAAGGCATTATCAGTAAGCGAGCGGATGCGCCCTACACCTCCGGCCGATCGCGTACATGGACAAAGACCAAATGCAGCAAGCGGCAGGAGTTTGTCGTCGTCGGCTGGACAAAGCCGAGCGGCTCGCGTCGTGGTTTCGGGTCGCTTTTACTGGCGTACCACGACGCCGATCACCTGTTGCAGTACTGCGGCCGAGTGGGCACGGGGTTCAACGCACAGTCGCTGAAGTCGATTCGCGAGCGACTCGATGGTCTCGCCCGAAAGAGCCCCGCCGTAGCGGACGCGCCCACGCGCGAGAGGCGTGAAGCTCGTTGGGTGACGCCGCAGCTTGTGGCCGAAGTTGCGTTCGCCGGCTGGACCGACGATGGGATGCTTCGCCATGCCGCGTTTCAAGGGTTGCGTGACGACAAGCCGGCCGATGCCGTCGTGCGTGAGGTGGAAAAGCCCGAGCCGGAGGTGACCGCGATGGCTGGTCAGAATGATAAAGCGGCGGGGAACAACCGGTCGGTGACATCGCCGGGCAGGGGCCCACAGCCGGTGGAAGTGGCCGGGGTTTCGTTGAGCAACGCGGACCGTGTGCTCTACCCCGAGCAGGGCGCGACCAAGGCCGACCTCGCCGCCCACTACGAGCGTGTCGCCGATCGCTTGCTGGCGTACATTGCGGATCGGCCATTGTCGGTGGTTCGGTGTCCGCGCGGGCGTGGCGCGCATTGCTTTTATCAGAAGCACATCAGCGAAGGGTTGCCCGCCGAGATTCAAAGCATTGACGTGGCCGAAGCGGGTGAGAAGAGCGAGCAATATCTTGCGGTGAGCAATCTGGCCGGCGTGATCGCATTGGTGCAGATCGGCGTGCTTGAGATCCACCCCTGGTCTAGCCGACGCGATCGGCTCGATCGGCCGGATCGTCTGATCTTCGATCTCGACCCCGGGCCCGAGGTCACGTGGGAGCAGGTGATCGACGCCGCCATGCTGGTGCGCGATTCACTTGAACAGATCGGTCTGCAAAGCTTCGTCCAAGCCACCGGAGGCAAGGGGCTGCATGTGATCGCACCCATCCGCCGCACGCTCGACTGGAGCAGCGTCAAGCAGTTGACCCATGCGATCGCGACGGCGATTGCTTCGGCACATCCGAAACGGTACGTGGCTGTAATGACGAAAGCGAAACGCAAGGGCCGTGTCTTTATCGACTACCTCCGCAACAGCCGAGGCGCGACGGCCGCGGCCCCCTATTCCACGCGAGCCCGCCACGGGGCGCCGGTGGTCACGCCGCTGCGATGGGACGAACTGGCCACGCTCGACGCGCCGGATCACTACACGCTGGCCAACCTGCCGCGGCGGCTGGCGCAACTCAAGCATGATCCCTGGGCCGAGCTGGACGACCTGCAACAGACGGTCAGCCGCAAGGTGCTGAACATGCTGGACATTGCTGCCGACTGA
- a CDS encoding beta-galactosidase trimerization domain-containing protein — MPLVPVAALRHGGAFISIADFDAIADRSGPRSFGDHIAGVLKQHGHKLAGTHRPKAKVALMYSRPSDLVGRIEMLALKERHLPLARSSDAYPYKRALRMSHFLYQALGHTTDFVTPDDDLKEQAVVHIPAMEIVDKATADRLSQYVQAGGRLIVEYPFACRDEKTWVAPDRPMHDLAKLLGCREAERIALNDRPLSVRFAGGKTVDAAVWRVNLTVTDGEPIAWWPNDAVAAVRHRVGLGEVHTLGLNLSLSAKGQWEDPAMDVLDDLLRGAGVEPEHQADRGVLVRRRVSGERSIWFVFNVAPERRLCTLPAEPTAVWHEMGIERTASQLTLSPGAVFVAELPDIPGSQ, encoded by the coding sequence TTGCCCCTTGTCCCCGTCGCGGCGCTTCGCCACGGCGGGGCTTTCATTTCTATCGCTGATTTCGACGCGATCGCCGACCGCAGCGGCCCTCGATCCTTTGGCGACCACATCGCCGGTGTGCTCAAACAACACGGCCACAAGCTTGCAGGCACGCATCGTCCCAAGGCAAAAGTCGCGCTGATGTATAGTCGGCCAAGCGACCTGGTCGGCCGTATTGAAATGCTCGCCCTGAAAGAACGCCACCTCCCATTAGCGCGATCCTCCGATGCGTATCCGTACAAGCGGGCCTTGCGGATGAGTCATTTTCTTTATCAGGCGTTGGGCCATACGACAGACTTCGTCACGCCTGACGATGACCTGAAAGAGCAAGCCGTCGTGCATATTCCCGCAATGGAGATCGTGGACAAAGCCACAGCCGATCGGCTGAGCCAGTACGTCCAGGCGGGCGGCCGGTTGATCGTCGAATACCCCTTCGCCTGTCGGGACGAGAAGACATGGGTCGCACCGGATCGGCCGATGCACGATTTGGCGAAGCTACTCGGCTGCCGGGAGGCGGAGCGCATTGCACTGAACGATCGGCCGCTGAGCGTTCGCTTCGCCGGCGGCAAGACGGTTGACGCGGCGGTGTGGCGGGTGAACCTGACGGTCACAGATGGCGAGCCCATCGCGTGGTGGCCGAACGACGCGGTCGCGGCCGTGCGTCATCGTGTCGGCCTTGGCGAGGTGCACACACTTGGGTTGAACCTGTCGCTTTCAGCCAAGGGGCAATGGGAGGACCCTGCGATGGACGTGCTCGACGATCTGCTTCGCGGCGCGGGCGTTGAGCCCGAGCATCAGGCAGATCGCGGCGTTCTCGTACGGCGACGCGTCAGCGGTGAGCGTTCGATCTGGTTTGTCTTCAACGTGGCGCCGGAACGGAGACTGTGCACCTTGCCTGCCGAGCCAACGGCCGTCTGGCATGAAATGGGGATTGAACGGACGGCGAGCCAACTCACCCTATCGCCCGGCGCTGTGTTCGTAGCCGAGTTGCCTGACATACCTGGATCGCAGTAA
- the gdhA gene encoding NADP-specific glutamate dehydrogenase produces MPTQAESLDATIAPIYEEVLQRNPGETEFHQAVREVLTVLSPVLSKYPQFAERKIIQRICEPERQIIFRVPWMDDNNQVQINRGFRVEFNSALGPYKGGLRFHPSVYLGIIKFLGFEQIFKNALTGMPIGGGKGGSDFDPRGKSHDEIMRFCQSFMTELYRHLGEYTDVPAGDIGVGQREIGFLFGQYKRITNRYESGVLTGKGLDWGGSLVRKEATGYGTVYFVNEMLKARNDSLEGKTCIVSGSGNVAIYAIEKIRQSGGKVIACSDSNGVIVHEAGLDLDLIKQIKEVDRRRISVYADHHKDAKYLANGNIWDLPCQVALPCATQNELDDKSAKKLIDNGCIVVAEGANMPTTPKAMNHFAEAGIAFGPGKAANAGGVATSALEMQQNASRDSWSFRLTEQRLQDIMVDIHKTCHDTAEEFGQPGNYVIGANVAGFLKVARAMVAMGLV; encoded by the coding sequence ATGCCAACGCAAGCAGAGAGTCTGGACGCCACAATTGCTCCCATTTACGAAGAAGTGCTTCAACGCAATCCCGGCGAAACCGAGTTCCATCAGGCTGTGCGCGAAGTACTGACCGTGCTGAGTCCGGTGCTCAGCAAGTATCCGCAGTTCGCCGAGCGGAAGATCATTCAGCGTATCTGCGAACCGGAGCGGCAGATTATCTTCCGCGTGCCGTGGATGGACGACAACAATCAGGTGCAGATCAACCGCGGTTTTCGCGTGGAGTTCAACAGCGCCCTGGGCCCGTACAAGGGCGGCCTGCGCTTCCACCCTTCCGTCTACCTGGGCATCATCAAGTTCCTTGGCTTTGAGCAGATATTCAAGAACGCCCTGACCGGCATGCCCATCGGCGGCGGCAAGGGTGGCTCGGACTTCGACCCTCGCGGCAAAAGCCATGATGAAATCATGCGCTTCTGCCAGAGTTTCATGACTGAGTTGTACCGTCACCTCGGCGAATACACCGACGTGCCCGCCGGCGACATCGGCGTCGGCCAGCGCGAAATCGGCTTCCTCTTCGGCCAGTACAAGCGCATCACCAATCGCTACGAGTCAGGCGTGCTCACCGGCAAGGGGCTGGACTGGGGCGGCTCGCTCGTACGCAAGGAAGCCACGGGCTACGGCACGGTCTACTTCGTTAACGAAATGCTCAAGGCCCGCAACGACTCGCTCGAAGGCAAAACCTGCATTGTCTCCGGCTCGGGTAACGTCGCCATCTACGCCATCGAGAAAATCCGCCAGAGCGGCGGCAAGGTCATCGCCTGTTCCGATTCCAACGGCGTCATCGTGCATGAAGCCGGCCTCGACCTTGACCTCATCAAGCAGATCAAGGAAGTCGACCGCCGCCGCATCAGCGTCTACGCCGACCATCACAAAGATGCGAAATACCTCGCCAACGGGAACATCTGGGATCTGCCCTGCCAGGTCGCCCTGCCTTGCGCGACGCAGAACGAGCTTGACGACAAGTCGGCGAAGAAGCTGATCGACAACGGCTGCATCGTTGTCGCCGAGGGCGCCAACATGCCCACGACGCCGAAGGCGATGAACCACTTCGCCGAGGCGGGCATCGCCTTCGGGCCCGGCAAAGCGGCGAACGCCGGCGGTGTCGCGACCAGCGCACTTGAGATGCAGCAGAACGCCAGCCGCGACTCGTGGAGCTTTCGGCTGACCGAGCAACGCCTGCAGGACATCATGGTCGACATCCACAAGACCTGCCACGACACGGCCGAGGAGTTCGGCCAGCCGGGCAACTACGTGATCGGCGCGAACGTCGCCGGCTTCCTCAAGGTCGCCCGTGCCATGGTCGCCATGGGCCTGGTCTGA
- a CDS encoding cupin domain-containing protein, whose amino-acid sequence MMKGTYRNATDAANHTVDDGWGTLTWLANEPLTGNKGLTLGRVVIRQGKANPRHCHPTCEEVLYLLRGKLRHTLGGDAVTLNPGDTLSIPAGVFHNAVNIGDEDADMIVAYSTGRRDFQLEHSSVANE is encoded by the coding sequence ATGATGAAAGGCACTTATCGCAACGCGACCGACGCAGCCAACCATACCGTCGACGACGGCTGGGGCACGCTCACCTGGCTCGCCAACGAGCCGTTAACGGGCAACAAGGGCCTCACCCTCGGCCGTGTCGTCATCCGGCAGGGGAAAGCCAACCCCCGCCACTGTCACCCCACGTGCGAAGAGGTCCTCTACCTGCTCCGCGGCAAGCTCAGGCACACCCTCGGCGGCGACGCCGTTACGCTCAATCCCGGCGATACGCTGAGCATACCCGCCGGCGTCTTCCACAACGCCGTCAACATCGGTGATGAAGATGCCGATATGATTGTCGCCTACTCCACCGGCCGGCGCGACTTCCAACTCGAACATTCGAGCGTCGCCAATGAATGA